The bacterium region TTTTTAAGGAGGGTGCCGACGGATCGGCGCGAATGTGGCCAATGGATGCGGTGCTGTCTCGTCGATGGCTGGCCGGCTATGATCTGACCATCGAGGGTACCTTTCGAGACTTGCGCTTAGACGCGGTATGGTGGTCTGAATTTGCCGCGTGGGGACACTTCACAAACCCCAATGCTTCATGGGAGAGGTGGTTTCCGGGGAGAACCTCGGTGTAGTCTCCACAGGTGGCCTCACAGAGCAGATGCACTGGTAAAAATCCGTGCTCACTGCGGCCACGAATCGCCGAGAAAAATAAGATAGTTCTTTATTACCTCGAGTTCGGAGAGTTCCTGCTTTAAACTCTCCTCTGTTTCGGGGTGCGTATCTCGACTGATGAGCCACAATAACGAAACAGGAAATGTGTTTTTGGGCAAACCGGCTCTATACGAGCTCCTAGGAAGAGACAGGTGACATATGAGTGTGGAACGACGAGGCAAACCTATGTTTCGAGTGGAAAAATTCCTTCCGAACGAGTGTCCGAAATGTAGGCATCATTTTCTGAAGGAAGGAGAAGACTATGTCCGATTATTTGGAGACATCATAGACGGTCGTAAGATTCTGCGGGAAACAACGGGGTACGACATTATCATCTGTGATAAGTGCAAGAATTGTACTGCCCGGGTGATGATCGAAGCATACCACGTTTCCGATCGAACCAAAGCGGAGGCTCTCTTCCGAGAAGGATTTATCAATCTGCAACCGGTTGAATCTTTCGGGAGTCATATTGAGGATGCGCACGAAATTTTTACCGAGATACCGGGGCTTCGAGTGAGGTCTCTGAAACTCTAAAGAGTTCGCGCCATTCAGTCACAAAAGGTCGTAAAATCTCAAAGCGCCTGACCAGCGCTTTTTTCTTTTTTGACCTCTCACTATAAACAAAAATTGTACATGCAGGTTAGACGTTATTTTCCATGCTCAATAGCTCCTCCAACTGCTCCATAGTATACTGCGGATATACAATGATTTTTCATTAATCTCGGTCAATAACTATGGGCTCATTACGAACTCCGGAAGGAAAGGAGAGGTACGAGGAATATTTGTCTCTTGCCGATCTATCGGCCTGCCCGCTTTGTGGGAAGGAGTCGATAGAGACTTTCCAGTTTTGGAAGGTTACTGAAAATTCTTTCCCGTACGATCTGATTGCCAAGGTGCACCATATGCTGGTGCCAAAACGGCATGCTGTTGAAAACGAGCTGACGCCGGAGGAGTTGGGTGAGTTGGCAGTGATTAAGGAATCGTTCGTGCACCAGCACTACGAATGGATAGTTGAACCGACGCACCCTAGTAAATCAATCCCGAGCCACTTCCATCTCCACCTCATTGTGGGGAAATAGCTCCATTAGAATTTTCCGCGACCTCGCGCAGGCGAGGGAGGGTCTATTTTGGTTACGTTTCCGTCTCATTCCCCCCGTTTTTTATACACCAATGCAGATGGAAAAGAAGCTTGACTCTCATCATAACAACAGCAAACCAGCGCTCGGAGCGAAGCGCTGGTTTCGTTTGGGGAAAAGGCTCACGCCGGAAATTGCCTCTATTCTATAGGCAGCTTCCACTTATACGGCGTCATGCGACGCAACCATACATTGAGCTTTTATAGCCTCCCCGGTATCTTTTATATCTTTGTAAGCACACTCCAGCCGCACGCAGTACCACTGCCACATCAGGTAGAGTATCAGACTCCCATATTCTAAAGAAAGCGGCTCGGGAACAGAAACGCTGCCAGTGCGTACACCATACCTCTTCGTGCGATGCGGCAAAATAGGACTGCTCCAACAGCTCAACAAATAGATGCCAAGAGGCACGCTTGTGGGCGTCAAAGAAAAAATGTGCCCGAGATTTCACCAAAGTTTCCACCTCTCTGTCTTCAGGAATGACAATCCACCTCAGCGAAAATTCCTGCACCACCCTTCTGCCACGGACGTAAAAAACTACAGGCAGTACTGCGGGCAATACCGGGTATCGCTCCGCTACGCAACGGCAGATACCAAATCTCAATTCCCGTATCGATCCCATGACACACCTCTAGGTAAGCGAGACCCCATGGAACAATATCGGTTATTCTCTAAAATGAGACTAGCACATATGCATGGCGCTGGAAAGCGTTTGAGGTTAAGGGTGTCTTTTGTCAGGAAATTTTCGTGGTACCATAATGACTGTATGAAAAAGACGCCTCTGGCTCTTGGTACTTTTGCTTTTGTTCTGCTTTTCATAATCGGCTCTATTTTTTCTCTCCTGTGGTTCTTTAAACCTGGGCCGGAAATCCGCAATTATCCTTCGGCAGGGAAAGATATTATTGCATTTGGGGACAGTTTGGTGGAAGGGATCGGCTCGACCGCGGGCGGGGGTTTTGTACCTATTCTCTCGGAACGGATCGGGCGCAGGATTGTGAATCTCGGCCGCTCCGGGGACACAACGGCTTCCGGTCTTGCTCGTGTGGAGGAAATTTTCCGCTACGACCCTCAAGTGGTCATACTCGTTCTCGGTGGCAATGACTTTTTGCGGAAAATAGCCCAAGAGACCACGTTCGCCAACCTTGAGCGCATCATAGAGCGTGTCCAGGAAAAGGGCGCCATAGTGTTATTGCTCGGTGTTAAGGGCACGCTTCTCGGCGATAAGGCGGAGTCATATTTCAAGGAACTCTCGGAGCGTCGAGGCACTGCGTATGTGCCCAATATTCTAGACGGTATTTTTGGGAAGCCGGGTTTGATGTATGACAGCATTCATCCGAATGATGCGGGCTATACGCGTATCGCGGACAGACTATACCCGGAACTTAAAAAACTTATAGATAGTTGAACGCCTTCTCGGATATTGTCGAGGTGGGGATAGCGTTGTTGCTCGAAGTTTTGCGGCTGGTTCCGTGTCGATTCACTCCGGCAGAGCCTCGAGGGTGACTCGGACGATTTTTTCTTCGCCGCGGTGGAGAATGACAAGCGTGACGCTCTCGCCGACGTTTTTGCGCCGAATCGCCGAGGCGAGCGAGTGATTCTCGTCGAGCTTGACGCCGTCAATTGTGAGAATGATGTCGTTTTCGACGATGCCGGCTTTGTCCGCAGGGGAGCCGGGCATCACCGCAAGCTCCTCGCGGCCCTCGCCTCGTCCGACAAGCGCGCCGTAATCTACCGTGAGATTATTCGCTTGCTTGATGCGCTCGGTTATCATCGTGTAACGCACGCCAAGGTACGGCCGCACGATCTTTCCGGTCGTCTTCACCGACTCGACGACGCTTGCGACCGTGTTTGAAGGAAGGGCAAAACCGATATTCTCCGAGCCCTGCGCGACGGCGACGTTGACGCCGATGACCAAACCGCCAAGGTTGAGCAGGGGGCCTCCGGAGTTGCCTGGGTTGATCGCGGCGTCGGTCTGGATCACTTCCTCAAGGAGCTCGAAGCGGCCTCGGGAGTCACCGGCGACAATCGAGCGCGCGAGACCCGAGATGACGCCGACTGAGACGGTGTTGCGAAACTCGCCGAGCGCGTTTCCGATCGCGATCACCTTCTGGCCGACGTCGAGCACCGCGGAGTCGCCAAAGGATAGGGCAGGGAATGAGCCGCCGCCCTTGAGACGAATCACAGCGATGTCGAGCATCGGGTCTTTTGCCACGACCTCGACGTCGTATTTTTTGCCGTCGTTGGTGAAGGCGGTATAGGAGGCGTTTGTGTCCTCGACTACGTGGCGGTTCGTCACGGCAAGCCCGTCCGTCCCGATGATGAAGCCCGAGCCGCTCCCGATATCCCTGCGCTCGGTTCCGCGCTCGCGCAAACGCGGCATCTGGAAGCCGCCCCCGAAGTTATCGCCGAAGAAATCAAAAAACGGATCCTCTTCAAAGTATTGCTCAATAATGGGAACATCTTTGCTGACCACGATCGAGATCACCGCAGGAGACGCGCGTTTGACGGCGCTGATCACACGTTCTTCTTCGCTCTGGAGCGCTTTGGCAAAACCGCTACGCTCGACTGGGGCCCCACTCGTTGAAGTTGCGGTCGCGTCGCCATCTTCGCCACCTGCTTCTTCGAGGATCTCCGACGCGAAGTAGTTAAAAATTGCGCCCCGGTTAAGATAAACGTATCCGCCGAGCGCCGCGAGGACGATTCCGAGCACCAAGGCACTCGTCGCAGCGCTCACGAGAATGGTTTTTTTGTAGTAGGACATACTCACTGCCTTTTATGCGTGGATTATATACCGGCCTTTTTGTTGCTCGCAAGTCAAAACAGAGGTCGCCCCAGCGTGAATATTTTTATACAGCAGCCCCGCGTGCATGCACGCGGGGCTTAATAATGTAGCGGGGTTCTACGTTCATGTCGGCGTTACCGAAAAGGACAGCTCGTGCCATCCTGGGGTTTATAGCCAAGCGTGCGCTCGGCGTCCGAGATGTTGAACGGGTTGCAGGCGTTGTCGGAGACGGTGAAGAATGTCGAGAATGACCGGAGGTTCTTCGCCGAAAGGCATCGCTCAATAAACTGAACGCAATCACGGTGCGAGAGGTAAAACGGGTATTCGCTCTGAGCCGCGTTGTCGTCCGGACGGACGTTGCCGAAGCGAACGGCGATTGCAGTGAGCGCGCCGCCTGCTTCCGCTGCCGCCGCGCGGGCTGCTTCCTCCATCCAGACTTTCGTTGCGCCGTAGAGCCCTGAGGCCGCGGGGCCATCCGAGACCCTGATTTTGGTTTTGCGGTGGAAAGCGCCGTGTCGGTCTTTCTCACGGATACTTGCCGGATACTCGTAGCCGCCGAGGTGGCCGATTGCGGCATGCACACTGCTGGCGAGGATGAGGCGTGGCACCTTATGCGTCGTCGTTGCCATGAGCACTGTCCGTACCATGCGCTCATTCATCTCGTGCGCGTCCCACGTCGCATAGTCAAGCCGACCGGGTAGGCCACCACCACCCTCGCGTATATTCCACGCAAGGTGGATGATAGCGTCTGGCTCTGTCTCTGCGACAAGCGTCTTGAAGCGCACTGCTTCATGCACGAGGTTGAGCGCTATGCATTGCTCGTCGTCTTTGCCGAGCCTAGCCCCATAATATTCAGAATCAACACCAACAATCTCGTATCGGGTCGTGAGCCCGCGCACGAGGACTCTCCCGATCGTTCCTGCTGAACCGGTGATAATGATTCGCATACTCCTATTCCTTTCCGCCATTCTAGCATGTTTCGGCCGGCACCATTGTTGGTGCCGCCCGAAACTCTGGCTCCGCGATGGCCGTACTTCTACGGGCTACTTGCTGCGCGCACGCCGTATACTCGCGATAGTACACAGCCCTTCGCAGAGGAGCTTGGCGAGCTCTTTTGGCAGCTCTTTTGCAAGAGAGCGCCAGGAAAGTTTCGTACGGGCCATGGAGACACGGATCGGCCGGTGAAAAATGATGAACGCAGCAAGCCATACGCGTGGCGCGTGCCACCACGAGGTCACGATCCGAACGCGTATGCTTTTTTCGCCGCCCCACCGTAAGCGTCTGTCCCACCGCTCCACTTGTCTGATCGCGAGAAGCTCCGTGCGGGTGTTGTTGCCTTTCGGATTTTTTATGATCTGGAGCGGCTCCCACGCGCGATTGATCAGCCACCGCTCGGCGAGATCTGCGAGTGTTTGCTCGCCGAACGGCTCGCCATAGCGATGCGGTATGGCGGCCCCGAGCAGGATCCAGACGCTATCACGCCTATCGCCAATTTTCTTCGCGAGCCGGAATGCTTTTTCGCATCGGCTCCCTCCCTCCGGATCCGGTACTGGAATTTCTCTGTCTCGCCCAAACGCCATTGGTACGATAAACCAGCGCTTCTGTGCCACGCGCACTTCCTTCACTGTTTGCATCTACTACCCTCCAGGGAAGACATTTGCCAAGGAACAACCCGTGTCAATCGAATCATTAAATTTTATCTGCGTCAAATTTCAAAACAACGAGCGTCCGGTCGTGGGAGTAGAGAGCGCCGTTTTCGTGCGCTTTTTCCTCACTGAAGTGATGGAGTTCTTTTTTTAGATTGTGGGGCCAGCGGCGGAAAAGGTCGATGAATTCTGGGAGGTCGAAGTAACGCTCGAAGCCATCGGTATAGAGAAAGACAAGGTCGCCTGGCGCGACTCTGAGCGTGCCGGTGTTAAGGTAGGGCTCCGCGGCGTCCTCGCCAGTCGCGACGCCGTAGCCGATGAGTTCGCCTTTCGGCCCCAAGCCGTTGCGGTAGAGGCGGCGGAGTTCTTTTTTGCGCTCTTCTTCCGGCCGTGATTCCCAGTCTTTGGGAAAGCAGCGGCGCTCGGGAGTACTCGGCCAGCATTCGGGAGAGCGGAATTTGAGGGAGCCATGTGAGTCGTAGTGCGCGACAAAGCTGTCGCAAATTGAGGCCCAGTAAAGTAACCGTTTACTGTTTCCTGATCGGTGGACATCGGATGTCCACCGACGTGGCGGTGCGAGAATCGCAAAAGCAGCCGTCGTGGTGAAGAGATCTTTTCCCCAGTAGTCGAGCGCGCCGGGGACTCTACCTCGGGAGTGATTGTACTCGCTCACGGCTGCATTTCCAGCGCGAAAGATGGCGGGGAGGTCGCTTGTGCTAAAATGTTTATATCGCCGCCGCGCGCTCTTGAGCGCGTCCATACAAAAGAGGCGGGCCGCACGAGCGGCTCCGGAGGGCAGGGGATAGGTGCCGTCCGGATTGAACTCAAGCGTCACTCCGTCGGCAACCACAAAAATCGGGCGGCGCGGGTCGGCGAGCAGGAAGTCTTCATTCGGGTGCGCGAGCGCCTCGAGTCGGTCGAGATTATGGTGAAGTTTCTCCTCGATAAAGTGATCGAGCGCGTGCGCAAGCGGAGCAAAGAAGCGCGTTACGCTCCGGTGCTCTCGTATGAACGAAGCGACAGCGTTCGCGGGGAGCGGGGCGCGAAAGGTAATGATACGATAGCGCATGAACCTTATCGTATCAGGCGGCCGCTTCATTTTTTCTTGTCAGACAGCATATAAAGCCTTGCGTCAAGTGTTTTTTCTTTTTGTGGTTGTGCACTATACTTAATACTTATGAGTAATAATGAGTCCAGCAGTGTGCAACGAGCAACTTTTTCTTGGTAACTGTTTGCCGCTGACCGAGACAGTTTTTATTTATGTCAGACGACACAGGAGAAAATTTCTCTTCACTAGAGAGCGATAGCGGGGCGCAGTCTCACAGAAAACGAGATGGCTTTTTGTCGCGCCTACCATTTTGGTCTCTGGTGGGGCTTACGTTTCTGCTGCCGGTTTTTTTCCTCCCCTCGCCCGCGTCCCACTTTCAGCTCACGAAGGTAGTCCTGCTCGCGGTGTTTGTTGTCGGAGCATTGGTCATGTGGATTGTGGGGCGTCTCCGCACCGCGGAGGTGACCCTCCCCCGCGTTCTATTCTTCTATGCGCTGCTCTTCCTTCCGATTGTCTCGCTCCTTTCAGCCGTTTGGGCGCGTTCATTCAGTACCGCGCTTTTTGGCGGTGGGTTTGAGACGGATACGGTCGCGTTCCTCCTGCTATGCGCGCTGTTTACATTGGTCACCGCGGTCTCCGTGCGTACCCGCGAACACGCCATTAAAATCTATGCAGCGCTGCTCGCTTCGTTTTTTGTCGTCGCGCTCTTTCAGATGGCTCGACTCTCCTTCGGGTTTGATACGCTCGCTTTCAGCGGCACGTTTACGACGAGCATTGCGAATCTTATCGGCAAATGGAATGATCTCGGCATTTTTTTTGGGCTCATCGCGATCCTCACGCTCACATCGCTCGAGTTTCTGACCGTGCGTCCGTTGGTCCGCGTCCTGCTCTCGATCCTGCTTGCGTTCGCGCTGTTTCTGCTTGCGGTGGTGAATTTCCTTGCGGTCTGGACCGTGCTCGGTGCTCTTGCAATCGTTTTCGCCGTGTACCGATTTTCACTGAGGCGCGGCGTCCGCAGAGCCGCGCGAGCGAGCGAGGGTAAGAGCGAGGCGCCCCGACTTGCGGACATTCGCCGCGAGCTGCCGATCGCGACACTTGCGGTACTTGTGGTAGCATCGGTCTTTATCTTTACCGGAAATATGGACGATAACCGGCTCGGCTCGGCGATCTCATCCGCGTTCAAGGTCGTGCACCTTGAGGCACGGCCGTCCTGGACCTCAACGCTCGCTGTTGCGCGGCAGACGCTCCTGGCGCACCCGATACTCGGCGTCGGGCCGAACCACTTCCTCGCCGAGTGGCACAGGCTTAAGCCCGAAGGCATCAACAGCACTCCATTCTGGGCCGTCGACTTCTCGCTTGGTGTTGGACTTCTGCCGACGATGCTGATTACCACCGGGCTCCTCGGCGCTGCCGTGCTTCTCACTGTGCTTATCGGATTTTGCTACCATGGTTTTCGAGCTCTCTTTGTGCTGCGCGAGGATCCTCTCGGTTTCTATCTCCTGGTTTCATCCTTTGTCGGCGCGCTTTACGGCTGGATCATTCTCGTGATCTATGTGCCAAGCCCGCCGACGGTCGCGCTCACATTCCTTTTCACCGGACTTTTTCTTGCGGTACTTGTGTCTGAGAAGATGCTCGGGGAGCGCACGATCAGTTTTTTGAGCCCGAGGGCGAGCCTCGTAGGCGCAACGATACTGGTCTCACTCGGGATTGTCAGTCTCGTTGGCGTTGGTGCCTATGCAAAACGTGCTCTCGCGATGTACTACTATCAACGGGCGACGATCGTCCGTGCCGCCGGTGCGGGCGTTGAGGAAACTGACGCACCCCTCACTCGTGCCCGAAAAATTCACGCTTTTACGATCATAGATCGCGCTCGCGCGCAGCTCGGGCTTGCGGCGCTCTCGGAGCTCCTCGCTCGTGAAGAGATCAATACCGACGCGGGGAGAGAGGCATTTCGCGCGACGCTCGGCACTACTATAGACCGCGCGCGCGCGGCTATGGAGCGCAATGAATACGAATACCAGAACTGGCTTGTGCTCGGCGATGTCTATACGAGCATTGTGCCGCTCAAGATTGAAGGTGCGTACGGGCAGGCGAAGGATGCCTATGATCGGGCTCGTGCCCTGAATCCGACACATCCGGCGATCCTCCTTGCTCTAGCGCGGCTCGAGGCGGCACGAGGGGAAAACGGCTCGGCGCGGGATCTCGTCAAGGATGCGCTCAATATGAAAAATAATTACTCAGAAGCCATCTTTTTCCTCTCGCAACTCGATATCGCCGCAGGCAATCTCGACGAGGCTCTCAAGAGCGTCGAATCCGCCTCACTCCTTGAGCCGAACAACCCCCTTATCTTCTTCCAACTCGGGCTTCTGCGCTACAATGGAGAATCATGGGATAACGCGATTGCCGCCTTCGAGCGTGCGGTCTTGCTCAATGACGTGTATGCAAATGCGCGCTACTTCCTTGGCCTCTCGTATGCAAGAGTGGGCCGCACCGCCGACGCCCTTACGCAGTTTGAGGTCGTCGCGCGGTACAATCCGGACAACGCGGAAGTGAAAACGGTTGTGGCCAATTTGCGTGCGGGCCGCGAACCGTTCGCGGGTGCCGACGTTAAGCCGCCGGAGGAGCGGGAGGAGCTGCCGATTGCGGAAGAGTAAAGGTTCACGAATTTCCAATTTCCAAATTCACAATTTCCAAATAATTTCCAAAACTTCAAGTTCCAATTTCCAAACACGACGCGGCTACTCGTAATGGTAGTGGTGTTTGGGATTTAATTTTTTGGAATTTGAGATTTGTTTGGAAATTGGTTACTTGGAAATTGGAAATTTAGATACTCGGTGGTGTTTGAATTCTCCAACGGGCAACCACGTATGGTTCGCAAACTGTTTTCATTTTTGTCTCGAGAAACGAGCGGCCTTCACTCGGCCGCTCTTCTTTTGGCCGGCTCGGCACTGGCCTCGCAGCTCCTCGGCCTTCTGCGCGACCGACTCCTCGCGCATACCTTCGGCGCAAGTACCGAGCTTGACCTCTACTTTGCGGCATTCAGGATCCCGGATTTGATTTTCGTCGGCTTCACCTCGCTCGTTTCACTCTCGGTCCTGATCCCCGTGCTTGCACGGGTGCTTGAGCGCGGCTCGGAGGAGGCACGGCGTTTTCTTGACAGCATGTTTACGGTCTTTCTCGTCGCGATGCTCCTCGTGTGCACTCTGGCTTATCTTGCGCTGCCGGCACTCGTGCGGATTTTCTTCAGCGGCTTCCCCACGGAGCTCGCGGCGCGCGAGCTCGTAGAGCTCTCGCGCATGCTCCTACTCTCACCGCTTCTCCTTGGCATCTCGAGCCTCTTTGCGGGCATCACACAGACGCACCGCGTGTTTATGCTCTATGCGCTCTCGCCGCTTTTCTATAATGTCGGCATTATCTGCGGCGTGCTGTTTTTGTATCCTATCTACGGTCTCGGAGGGCTTGGCGCTGGCGTTATTCTGGGGGCCTTGTTCCATGCATCGATCCAGCTACCGTTTCTCCTGCGGCGCGGCTTACTGCCGCGCCTTACTCTGCGGCCGGCGTTTAGGAACGTGCGCCGCGTATTCGTGCTTTCGCTTCCACGCTCGCTCGCGCTCTCAGCGCAGCAGATCGCCATGCTCGTTCTCGTCTCTCTTGCGACACGTCTCTCCCAAGGCTCGGTTGCTGCCCTCTCGCTTAGCTTCAACCTCCAGTCCGTGCCGCTCTCTATCATCGGCGTTGCGTACGCGACTGCGGCATTCCCGACACTCGCGCGCCTTGCGGCGCGTGGCGAGCGTGAGGTGTTCCTCGAGCGAGTGGCGTCAGCGCTGCGCCACGTTATTTTTTGGTCATTGCCGGTTTTAGTTTTGTTTATTGTTCTCCGGGCGCACCTCGTGCGGCTTATCCTCGGGAGCGGGGCGTTTGATTGGGACGCCACGCGGCTCGTTGCAGCCCTGCTCGCCGCGTTCGGACTCTCAATCGTCGCGCAGTCGGTGAATATACTCTTATTACGCGCATGGTACGCTCTCGGCGAAACGTGGAAGCCGCTCATGGCCCAATTTTTTTCCGCATTTATTACGATCGCCTTTGCAATGCTCGCGGTGCGATCTTTTGAGGAACACACTGCTCTTCGTACACTCGTCGAACAGATCTTTCGAATCGAGGGAGTGCGCGGGAGCGGCACGCTTGCGCTCGCGCTCTCCTTCAGCATCGGGTCACTCGCGGGCGCTACGGCGCTCTGGATATTTTTTGAGAGGAAAGTCGGCGGGCTTTTTCGCGAGATACGCGGAAGCCTCTTTGAGAGCGCACTCGCGAGCGTCCTCCTCGGCGGCACCGTGCTTCTCATCCTACGGCTCTTTGCTGGAGCGGTCACCCTCTCGACATTCTGGGGAGTGCTCACCCACGTCGCTCTTGCCGCACTCGGCGGCGTCACTGTAGCGCTCTCGGCCCTCATCGCGCTCCGCAACCGCGAGCTTCTCGAGCTTGTGCACGCGCTCAAGAGTCGCATCCGCAGTCCCACCCCCATCGCCGTCGAGATGCGGATGTAGGTTGAGTATGCGTTACTCAAAAATGCCGCAGCGTTATAGTATGCCGACTGCAATGAAACGTATGTATAATCACAAGCGAGCGGAAAGCGAAAAGAGGACTTTTACCAAAGATGAGAAAAGATGCACTGTTCGGAAAGGTGCGAAAAGCACGGGGAACAATCCTTCACGCACTGGCAAAACAGAAGGAATGTGAAATAATCGAAGGACACGTGATGCCCGATCATGTCCACGTGCTCACTGAAATGACGTTATGGTGCCGATGGGAGGAATCGGACCTCCTTCTGAGCTTTATGAGGGCTCTGCTTTACCATTAAGCTACATCGGCGTCTTCCATTCTTCATCGCTTCTATAAGCCCTACTATGCGATATCGTAGGTATGTGTTTCGTCGTATTCGCAAAGATAGTATACCCTAGAAGTAGTTCCGACTTTCCCCCAATCACGCTATACTGTATAGGCATTATCAGCCTTAATGGCTAGGGTTGGTATAAAAGCGTACACCGTACAAACTTAATAGTCTGTGGCTTGACACGAATGGACATGTGAATGTGGAATGTGAATGGGGTCAGACAGCACTTCAGTATGTCTATGCTATAATATACTGCTTAACAAAAATATCTATACAAAAAAACTGCCTGAATATTGAGTTTACTCTTGTAGACTGATTTTGTATACCAACCGTCGCCAAAAATCCCGTCCGTCCCCGCAAGAACACGGCGGAATGGTGTGGGAGGAATTCCGCCGCGCCCGAGCGTTCCGCCGGAGCGCCTGCCCGCCGAAGCCTCGGCGCAGGCGGGAAGCGGAGGCGGTCAGTTCCCTTCAAAAAATGTTCGAGCAGAGTTGTATAATTCTACCATCTCACGAAAAATATCGCTCCAATCAAGTGTATGCTAGATAAAGGACCGGTTTTCCCACCAAAAAGACGAGTCAGGCGCTTACAGGCACTGGTCGGCACCGTACTTGTTGTGCTTGCTGCCATATTATTTATCGTTTCGCGCTATTCCGCGGGGGAAGGAGATGCTATTGCGCTTGATTTTATCCCAAAAACTGCTTATTTTGAGCGCCCAGACACCCTAATCGAGCTCGAGGTAGCAACATCAACCGAGGCACGTACCCGAGGCCTTAGTGGGCGCGAGAAGCTCGCGGAAAATAAAGCTCTGCTCATGGTGTTCCCGGAGGATGGTGCGTACGGAATCTGGATGAAAGACATGCTCTTCTCGATTGATGTGCTCTGGCTCGATTCAAAGGGCAGGATCACTGACTTTGTGGAGCGGATGGCGCCGGAGACGTATCCGCTGTCATTTGTGCCGAGCGGGAAAGTGCGCTATGTCATTGAGGCGAGCGCGGGGTTTGTCGCGGAGCACGGAATAGCCGCCGGCGACGTGGTTGTTTTTGAGTAAGCGTCAATAGTAAAAAAAAGGTTATTCTGAAATGCTCGTGCCTGACCGGCGCCCCATATTTCCGCCGCCCTCGGCTCGATCGTAGGAAGCGTGGGGGGCTACAGTTGTGTCGGCAGCGTGTTTTTATACCCGCTGCCGATTTTGTTTTTTGTGCTACACTCACTGTAGAAAAAAACTATCAATGGAGGAC contains the following coding sequences:
- a CDS encoding NAD(P)-dependent oxidoreductase; the protein is MRIIITGSAGTIGRVLVRGLTTRYEIVGVDSEYYGARLGKDDEQCIALNLVHEAVRFKTLVAETEPDAIIHLAWNIREGGGGLPGRLDYATWDAHEMNERMVRTVLMATTTHKVPRLILASSVHAAIGHLGGYEYPASIREKDRHGAFHRKTKIRVSDGPAASGLYGATKVWMEEAARAAAAEAGGALTAIAVRFGNVRPDDNAAQSEYPFYLSHRDCVQFIERCLSAKNLRSFSTFFTVSDNACNPFNISDAERTLGYKPQDGTSCPFR
- a CDS encoding tetratricopeptide repeat protein, which gives rise to MSDDTGENFSSLESDSGAQSHRKRDGFLSRLPFWSLVGLTFLLPVFFLPSPASHFQLTKVVLLAVFVVGALVMWIVGRLRTAEVTLPRVLFFYALLFLPIVSLLSAVWARSFSTALFGGGFETDTVAFLLLCALFTLVTAVSVRTREHAIKIYAALLASFFVVALFQMARLSFGFDTLAFSGTFTTSIANLIGKWNDLGIFFGLIAILTLTSLEFLTVRPLVRVLLSILLAFALFLLAVVNFLAVWTVLGALAIVFAVYRFSLRRGVRRAARASEGKSEAPRLADIRRELPIATLAVLVVASVFIFTGNMDDNRLGSAISSAFKVVHLEARPSWTSTLAVARQTLLAHPILGVGPNHFLAEWHRLKPEGINSTPFWAVDFSLGVGLLPTMLITTGLLGAAVLLTVLIGFCYHGFRALFVLREDPLGFYLLVSSFVGALYGWIILVIYVPSPPTVALTFLFTGLFLAVLVSEKMLGERTISFLSPRASLVGATILVSLGIVSLVGVGAYAKRALAMYYYQRATIVRAAGAGVEETDAPLTRARKIHAFTIIDRARAQLGLAALSELLAREEINTDAGREAFRATLGTTIDRARAAMERNEYEYQNWLVLGDVYTSIVPLKIEGAYGQAKDAYDRARALNPTHPAILLALARLEAARGENGSARDLVKDALNMKNNYSEAIFFLSQLDIAAGNLDEALKSVESASLLEPNNPLIFFQLGLLRYNGESWDNAIAAFERAVLLNDVYANARYFLGLSYARVGRTADALTQFEVVARYNPDNAEVKTVVANLRAGREPFAGADVKPPEEREELPIAEE
- a CDS encoding ElyC/SanA/YdcF family protein, with protein sequence MQTVKEVRVAQKRWFIVPMAFGRDREIPVPDPEGGSRCEKAFRLAKKIGDRRDSVWILLGAAIPHRYGEPFGEQTLADLAERWLINRAWEPLQIIKNPKGNNTRTELLAIRQVERWDRRLRWGGEKSIRVRIVTSWWHAPRVWLAAFIIFHRPIRVSMARTKLSWRSLAKELPKELAKLLCEGLCTIASIRRARSK
- a CDS encoding GDSL-type esterase/lipase family protein yields the protein MKKTPLALGTFAFVLLFIIGSIFSLLWFFKPGPEIRNYPSAGKDIIAFGDSLVEGIGSTAGGGFVPILSERIGRRIVNLGRSGDTTASGLARVEEIFRYDPQVVILVLGGNDFLRKIAQETTFANLERIIERVQEKGAIVLLLGVKGTLLGDKAESYFKELSERRGTAYVPNILDGIFGKPGLMYDSIHPNDAGYTRIADRLYPELKKLIDS
- a CDS encoding trypsin-like peptidase domain-containing protein — translated: MSYYKKTILVSAATSALVLGIVLAALGGYVYLNRGAIFNYFASEILEEAGGEDGDATATSTSGAPVERSGFAKALQSEEERVISAVKRASPAVISIVVSKDVPIIEQYFEEDPFFDFFGDNFGGGFQMPRLRERGTERRDIGSGSGFIIGTDGLAVTNRHVVEDTNASYTAFTNDGKKYDVEVVAKDPMLDIAVIRLKGGGSFPALSFGDSAVLDVGQKVIAIGNALGEFRNTVSVGVISGLARSIVAGDSRGRFELLEEVIQTDAAINPGNSGGPLLNLGGLVIGVNVAVAQGSENIGFALPSNTVASVVESVKTTGKIVRPYLGVRYTMITERIKQANNLTVDYGALVGRGEGREELAVMPGSPADKAGIVENDIILTIDGVKLDENHSLASAIRRKNVGESVTLVILHRGEEKIVRVTLEALPE
- a CDS encoding DUF192 domain-containing protein, producing the protein MLDKGPVFPPKRRVRRLQALVGTVLVVLAAILFIVSRYSAGEGDAIALDFIPKTAYFERPDTLIELEVATSTEARTRGLSGREKLAENKALLMVFPEDGAYGIWMKDMLFSIDVLWLDSKGRITDFVERMAPETYPLSFVPSGKVRYVIEASAGFVAEHGIAAGDVVVFE
- a CDS encoding lipid II flippase MurJ, which produces MVRKLFSFLSRETSGLHSAALLLAGSALASQLLGLLRDRLLAHTFGASTELDLYFAAFRIPDLIFVGFTSLVSLSVLIPVLARVLERGSEEARRFLDSMFTVFLVAMLLVCTLAYLALPALVRIFFSGFPTELAARELVELSRMLLLSPLLLGISSLFAGITQTHRVFMLYALSPLFYNVGIICGVLFLYPIYGLGGLGAGVILGALFHASIQLPFLLRRGLLPRLTLRPAFRNVRRVFVLSLPRSLALSAQQIAMLVLVSLATRLSQGSVAALSLSFNLQSVPLSIIGVAYATAAFPTLARLAARGEREVFLERVASALRHVIFWSLPVLVLFIVLRAHLVRLILGSGAFDWDATRLVAALLAAFGLSIVAQSVNILLLRAWYALGETWKPLMAQFFSAFITIAFAMLAVRSFEEHTALRTLVEQIFRIEGVRGSGTLALALSFSIGSLAGATALWIFFERKVGGLFREIRGSLFESALASVLLGGTVLLILRLFAGAVTLSTFWGVLTHVALAALGGVTVALSALIALRNRELLELVHALKSRIRSPTPIAVEMRM